Below is a window of Cydia amplana chromosome 3, ilCydAmpl1.1, whole genome shotgun sequence DNA.
TTGCGTGAAcaaaagatttcctttggcaggattaatccttaggacccaagaatggatttaagaagtggtgTCACCAAAATTTTAGATGTAATTTTTTAGGAGGTAGGTAGCTCTCAACTTTATTTTGATATCTATATCATTTAAGCTACTAGGCCaagtttggtatcgttttcgtataaatcggggatgtcgaattcatttatattatgattcataatgacaccattccgaagtaaaaacacataaaatatatgtaaactattttttttttgtaaattcctcttcacgctttaactgttgaaccaatttagttgaaatttggtatagatagAGATAGTTCGAGTCCCAGGGAAGAACATAGGGTACTTTTATCTAGGGTGTAAAAAGGTGGAAATTATTGAGCCAAGAAGCATAAAATGTCCTGTTTTTACCACTTTAGGATACGCAAACTAACATCATTCATAAAGCTCTTGTAAATCACTGGAAAGGATTCTAGCCTGTATGATCTATGCGCAGCGCCCATTATTCCTTGCCGGCGAGATTCAATCTCATACAATATCTCGGGTGATTTGCACCGCGCCACATATTCCGAACACGCACTGTTACCTGACAAATTTATCACTTTTGCGCATTTGTTAGTACACGTTACGTGGCAGCTTGCGGTATTGATAGAAAGGGACCCAAGTCAGAATTTGgattgtatgtataggtacttattgtatATTTGGTAGGTTTTAACGTGTACGTTATAAGGTTGTCGGCTATGTACAAGCAACGCCAACGGACGATGTGGTGAAGATATGAACTTACGTGGGACTATATCTTCATACTATTTGGCAACTGCCAACTGTCAAATAAGATATATGTCCCACACCCACTAGCGCCACAGTCATGCATGGAGCGAATAAGTTGACCTCTTCCTCTCACTGCTCCGAGTGACTAAAATAAGTGTTTCGTAAATAGtcgagaaaacttattttttactatatttttttatattcttaaatattttaattaaaataaaagtacttaaaaGTATTTTAGTTGAATACTTCAAAAATTATTCATTTAACTTTGCTTGTATACTTGTAAGTATGTAtacttttttaattaacatttgtagatcattttacaaaacgctCCAGTCATAATTTCTTTAGACGTCATATAATATACCCTATTCTGTTTACGATAGTAAGACACCCCTCCCCAATCGCCTAAATCATGTCTGtacttagagtctgtgcggaaagagaagagtcgtgggatttgagggcgcgccagtgctattttatggtttttgctatgctgacaacactggtcacgtgattatagtacgacacaagaggtcatgatacttgaatcccttttgttccggttttttgccacggctttctAAACGGAGCCTTGTGGGTTGTCGgctcgtcaactcaatcctctaatttagcgcaggcactagttttcgttttaaaacacactcttgtttttatgtctctgatactaaaaagtgacagtgcgattgacaaaactgctaaaactagttaagaatctgcccaatacaactgtcattttagtaccaaacaagatagagtctcatttatgtactgcctaatctgtgcagtccaacagttattttaatacaaaaccgggtagatcgggtagaaattgggcaatagaactgtaattttactatctgggatataaaaatagagcataagtaggtaggtaggccttattggggtATGTCCGGTTTTCTCATCTCACGATGTTTTACTTCGCcgaaaagtcactgctaaatatgaaatataatttcgtaaccACAAACTTTCGTAACTAACAGAACCTAGTAaacgaacttacaaataaagaaatattttattacaaaacgttttattctttgtaatcgaagtctgaattaaaatgtcacttatgtttgagctagcttcggtcttttattcgagataccgtaggtacttttactcaatcctgaaaaaaaaattacatataaatatgcataaaatggcaagtatcaagactatttgccagttattttaaaaatcatgaatgacctgcatatttataaaaatgaatatattttcaatgaatatacttactgattatgtaccggagacaagttacttaggcggcttattaaataggtaattattgaatattaaatataacatcaatacccgtgaatagcggaaacacgttccgcgaatttttgtaagtcgatagtcggcttttagccgatttttcccgctgacaaaaccgaacaatgttaaatataattttctttgTGGCTTTATAtacggttttatcgtgttttgaaaatattttatacataaaacttgcggtttttgttaataaaaatatacaatgacagaagtttgtttactttttacaagataGGTGTCAtaggtttgattgccatataaaattgaaaatgttagttcccgtttctgccacgactcttctctttccgcacagactctaactacAAAACCAGAGATTTGAAGTTACTCCCCTCTTCGTGCTTTCTCGTGTTGACAGGATTGTAGTGGCGGGCAAATTTGAAGACATTACTACAATATATCGGGCTACCAGATAGGGTCGTCACGTTCGCCCGCTCACTCATCCCGCACGCAATGATAACTTGCCTGTGAAATAATTCATGTCCTGTTTACGAATACAATGGTTGCCAATTTGAGGGGGATGGTGGATATTGGCTATGGAGCATAAACAAATTTATGGCGTTTGGCAGCCCTGGAAGTATTTAGCTTGTTGTAAAGAATACAAATACAGTTTCCAAGGTCTTCTTCTATTGTAGGtaacttagaaaaaaaaatcaatgatCATTATTTAGGGTATGATTACAAGttataaattacaacaataaatgattaatatatttaattcattcaACGCTCTCGCACACGTGTAATATATTAATGAAAGCCGGCCTATGGATATTTCGATAAcattaaaacttaattaaatataatgaaCATGCATTTCCAAGTGTCTGTCCGTACCCATTCCGTAATGTAAGCCACCCAAACAATCATAAAAGgttataatgtaatattttaatggATTATCTCATAGCTAGTCTTATGCACAGTGCAAGCTTAGCGAATTTAAATATTCACCTACTGTCTGTGCTGATAAATGTACCTAACTGACGCAATGTGGCTCACTGCTTCTGCAACATAATATGGGACTGAATAAGAAAAGTAGCAGTATAGTACAGTTGTAACGAGATAAAATAATAGCAGCGTAGGTACTATGCGCCAGGGGTAAATAAGACGCTTGAATGTCTCACCAGCTAGATGCCGATGCCGCCCGGCGGAAAGTCAAATACGGCCAAATACTTCCCAGAGTcaaaaatttgaaataaatttaaagatagacccattacaaattacaaattataATTCTAATGTTGATCaggttgaggagtacagcctaggTACAGTTAAATTTTTTGCTCATGTTACAAGCTACATCCGCGTATATATTTTTACCAACAAATAGACATaattatcgttttattttctattattgatTAAACTAAGTATTAAATTGCTGCGCGAAACAGAAGTAAGCATACGATATCTATATGACGATATActtgctatttttttttaccaaatgGCAATTACTGTTTTACGTAATGACAATTACTGTTCACGCCACATTGCTAAGTAAGATATTAAATGAATGCGTAGtatctaattataattattagctGCTTAACTGCTTCAAGAATAAATGCgataattataaacaaaaagtTTTACGGCGGCATCACTTTTAAGCCCGCGATCACTTAGGTTAGTATTAAATGAATTAGCGTTAATGCATTTTAGCATCAGTTGGTgcttgttttaaataaaatattgttagtagTGTCAATAGATTAGTAGGTAGTGTCGGCCCTTACAACTATTATTAATGTACGTAATATTTTAGACTCCCATGAGTCTCGACGTAGATTTTGCTAAAGCCTCCCATACAGCATCGGTTTCTTTACCAGGTACTTAGTGTTTTTCAAGATCGCTTAGCTGGTGATGTGAGTCAATCTTTCTGAGGCCCTACTGTCCTTAACCCGAGGCGTGACGAGTCGGCCTTCCTCTGCCGACTCCTGCTATTAATTCACAATGTCCAACTTGGGTGCGTCCACTAGCTATGCAGTGATTGTCTCTTCTCAATGCATGTTGCCAAGGTTATTGTCAATCGATGCCGATGTGTAGCAGTTAAGAAAATCTGACTTGGCTATCGTTTATGATGTCACTTTCGTGATAAATCGGTTTTCCTTTCAAACATTAATATTTACAGCATTTTATTCGTATAATGGATGCAAGAGTATCATGAACAAGTATGTCgtcattttataataattaggtatttgaATAACTTGTTATATTTGgaactaaaatattaatacaaaacagcatacatacctacaacattaacataatttttttttatttttttttatatacttattttatatttatttgtgtgtcccactgctgggcaaagacctctcccctggttctccatgactcccgattcagcgcttcttccggccagttgttaaggaaggcgtcaaagtcgtcccgccatctctgccttggccaatatttatttattgaaattatattttaaagctTTCAATTCCCGTTGTTCCAAACATCTACGTTACGTGCTTCAAATGGTCGCAATCGATGCCTGAAATTATGCACTCAGAAAATACAGCATTgaatttgatgtaggtattcCACAAATCCTCGCCAGCTTTTATATTTACTCCTTTTTGCGGTCTATTGCTGGAGAAATGTCTCTACTTGAAACTGATACCGCAGATAAAATGCCTAAAAGGATATGTCACTGGCTGACAAGCCGAATTCCGCTCAATTCACGCGCAGTGCTCCATTTCAGACCTGACAACTTCCATTTGTACGATCTATCTAGTGTCAACACGTTTGCGTTTTTGAGTGCTTTAGCATCAGTGATAAACAGTTACTGATTTGATATAGTTTACGACGATATTATTTTTTACTGCTATACTAAGCACTAAATACTTTTCATTaacaaatcgtttatttcatgaaatggaACTGGTAGACATGAAATATGGTGTAAATACctagatataaaaatatatataataaataaattacttacagCACATTTGAAATATGAGATCGGAAGAACAAGGGTAAAGTATTAATTAACCGTTTACTGGGTTGATGATTGTTATAAGTGTAAAACCaagttttaatgttattgtatatTTCCACTAACTCAATAGATAAGATCAAAACTATCACTTCTTTCCGGCTCCATAATCTTCACGGCAGGTAAGAATTGACGTATGTCGTGACGTGTGTAGTTTTAGTGCAACGTGACAAGTAATTTTATAGAAAGTGTTCTAATTGAATATGAAGGAAGCTATCCTATCGATGGCAATAATTGATTATATTGTACAGTATCAagagtaagggctcatttagacagtgcgagaactcgcatgcgagtttcattacattgcgtcatttgatcggtcggctgaattgatgtaaccgcaatggtccgcaatgtaactaaaatcgtatacgagttcgcgcgccgtctaaatgagcccttacggaTAGAACAATGCGCTAAAATTCTAATAGTTTTACAAGGTGTAATATCTGATGCTCTAATGGGTTTATTTGTATccggtaattaattaataccaaTACTAAAAcagtttactattatttattgtaataaatgatGAGAGCACATCTTACTAGTACAATGTCTATATCCCAAGAGAGGGGGGACCGGAGCAGACAGCGTTTAGTTACTACAACTCTCCCCCAGCCcatttataaaaacacttaacttACAGCAAACACTTAAGTTACACTAATTACTTATAGCTAACATTTGGTTAACATGGCGTTTTACGGTTCTCCCCTCCACATTTACCGAATATGTAACCCCTGGTGTCAGACACTCCTTGATCTCTCCCGCAATCCACTTTTGTTTTTTATCTCTATAATCTCTAAccatgactttcatccctacCTCAAAAGTCACGTTTCGATTTCCCTTACTGAACTCCACTAGTTTTTCATTATTAATTTGCAACCTAGCACTTACTGGCTGTGGTCTAAGTAAAGAAAATCTTGTTCTTAACTCCCGCTGATACATTAGTTTTGAGGGGCTGACACCAGTGGCTCTATTTACACTTGTTCGATAATCcactaaaaataagtttattgcgTCTTCCAGTGACTTTCCACcgactataattttttttacatggctTTTAAAAGTCTGTACAAAGCGTTCGGCAGCTCCATTCGTTGCCGGGTAATAAGGTGGGgtataacttatttttatgtttttacttttacaataaTCTTTAAATTCAGTACTCGTCCATGTTGTCCCATTATCCACCACCAAATGGAGCGGGTAACCATACCGAGCAAATAGTGACTTAAAAACTTTTAGTGTAGTAGTTGCCGTTATATTAGGCATCACATATGCTTCTGGCCACTTTGCAAAACTATCTATCACCACCAAAAACATCTTACCACAGAAAGGTCCAAGAAAATCCGCATGTAAACGTTCCCAAACTGTATGGGCCGGTGGCCAGGGCGTTAGCGGTACCTTTTCGGGGGCCTTTCTGTTTTCTAAACAAATCATGCATGCGTTTGTTATATCTGTGATATCCTTATCTATAGTTTTCCACCAAAAATATGACCTAGCAATTTGTTTCATTCtatttattccaaaatggctTGCATGTAACTCGTTCATTACTAAATTCTGCAGACTTTTTGGAATTATTACTCGTGTGCCCCACAGTAAGCAGCCCTGATCAatacttatttcattttgtttttcaTGAAAGGATTTTAATTCTTCATTTAACATTGCTTTATCAGGCCAACCATCAGTACAATATCTCATTACAGTTGATAGAGTAGtacatttttttgtttcttgTTCCACTATTTtccaatttacattttcaaaatttgatAATGACAAGAATTTTAACACACTTAATTCACTACTGTCTAATATTGGATGGCTAAAGGTACTATTGTCTGGCGTGGGGTTGCGAGACAAATAGTCTGCGGGGTTGCAATCTGTTTTTATATGTTGGATAGTGTAGTTAAACCCTGACAAGAATATAGCCCAGTGCTGTAATCTTTTACACGCCATTTTTGGTATACCCTTTTTAGGGCCAAATATAGTAACCAACGCAGCATTGTCGGTTTGTAACTCGAATGTTCGTCGAAACAAATATTCGTAAAATTTAGTTATTCCGAAGATTATAGCATATGCTTCCTTCTCTATGGTTGGGTACTTTATTTGGGTATCTGTCAATTTTTTACTGGCATAGGCTACTGGTTTCACTACACCATCCTCAGATCTCACAGAAAGAACAGCGGCCACCCCACAGTCCGAGGCATCGCAGCTTAAAATTATTGGCAGTTCATTGCTGTAATGAGATAAAGTGACTGTTTTTGTTAAagcttcttttatttttaaaaaagcgttGTCACATTCAGGGCTCCAACAAAAAATTTCATTCTTAAGACAATTATACAAAGGCTACATTACAAGGTATTGTGGCCATGTCTTTTAAAAATCGATTATAATAATTTACCTTTCCTAAAAAGGAACGTAACATTTTCATATTTTCGGGTTGGGGTGCTTTTAATAAGGGCtcaatattttctttaattacgCTGATCCCTTCACCTGATACATGATATCCAAATACTGTTAGTTGTTCTTCAAAAAACTTGcactttgatatttttaatttcaactctgCCTCTGTGAAGCGTTGCAATACAGATTTTAATCTTGAATTTACTTCTTCTATTGTTTTTCCTGCAATGAAAACATTATCTATATAAACCTTCACACCTTCCAGTCCCGACAACAACTGAACAATTAGGCGCTGAAAAGATCCCGGCCCCGTACTGACTCCATAGGGcagatataaatacttatatatgccCTTTTCAGTCACTATTGTAGTTAGTTCTTGTGAATCTGGATCAAGTGGTGCTTGAAGGTAAGCTTCTTTCAAATCCAGCTCACAAAAACAACTATTTCCTTCGAAATTTGACAGTATGTCATTTATTGTCGGGAGTGGAAAATGGTCTATTTCTAGGTTAGGGTTCAAAGTTACTTTGTAGTCCCCACAGAGGCGCACTGAGCCATCACCCTTCATAACTGGTACAACTGGTGTACCCCAGTCGCTGAACTCGATTGGAGCAATGCGACCATTTGTTAACAGCCTATTTATTTCTGTTTCGACCTTGGATTTTAACGCAAATGGCACATTTCTAGCTGGCAAAAATTTTGGCTTGgtatttggttttaattttagAGTTATATTTGCCTTCTTAAAATTACCCCAGCCCGGTTCGAATACAATAGGGaactctttttttattttatctagatAGGCCTGTTTAGTTGGAACATTAGTACATACATTAATATTTTGTTGTAGTTTAAACGgccataaatgtaatttttttaaccaATCTTTTCCTATAACCCTTGGTAACCCATCTTCTACAACTATGAGTGTCATATCCTCAAATTTTGATTCATTAAATGTCACATTCAAATTTTTTAATAATCCAATTGGCTTTGAAATGGACTGGTCAAAATTGATCATAGTCATTTTAGAGTTTTCTATGTTGATTTGTGGGAAAAATTTATTTCTGTCACTTTTGTTCATTGTAGTTATATCTGAACCCGAGTCCACTTCAAACTCAAATGGAATCCCTTCAATTTTTAGCTTTAAAAACATAGAtggtattttcttaaataacttacaTCCCAAATTAAGCGTCTGATACATGTCATCTAGTTCATTAGTTTCACAAACATCTTCTTTTTCTTCGGAGCAAACCACAGTTTTCAGGTTTGGTTTCTTTAGGGGGCATAGCCTAAATATGTGTCCCTTCCTGCCACATTCCGAACAGTACTTAAAGCGCAAGGTGCACTGATCCTTCCAATGTCCTGTCTTGCCGCAACACAGGCACTTtgactgttgttgttgttgttgccgcTTTTTTTGAGGCTGTAGACTCACTTTCCCACGATCCGTTGAGAGCTTGAACACATCAACTGGCTTGGCCGATAGTTTAAAAGCCATCTCTGCTGTCTCCGCCACTGCTGTTAACTTTGCCAGAGTCGCATCGGCCATCTTCAATACTTCATATCTGATTGTCTCGTTGTGAACGCCATTCAACAGTCTTTCTTTTAAATGTTCATCTACATCCTTGAAATCGCAGTCTTTAGCCAGTTTGCGAACAGCTAACAGGTATTCTTTTATCGTTTCTCCTTCTTCTTGTTTCCTGTCCATGAATCTCGCTCTGTGCACTGCTAGATTTATTTTGGGGTGATAAAATTCTTGCAGTTTTTTACATAGATCCTCATATGTACTTTTAATTGGTATATCTGGGGCACATAACCCTGACAATGTGTCATACACGTTACTTGTTAATTTCGTTATTAAGAGCGGAACCTTTTTGTCTTCCGAGATATCATGCAATAACATGTAACAATTGAGTTGCTCCTCATAACTTCTCCAATTTCCACCACTGAAATTTTCTAAGCTAGTAATAGGGAGCGTTGACTGGTgtgtcattttatttttttttgttttaacgtGGTCCCGAAGCACTTTCCGCAAATCGTCGATACTTGGATTTGGGCCTGTCGGTAATTCTAACTGTATTATGAGTTGTGATAATGTATCTTTTGGTAACTCCTGAATCCACGACGTTTGACCACttgcaatttttaatttaaattcttCGAGGGACATTATGTCACTAAACTTGTTGATTTTCACCTTCAGTTGTGCGTAGTAACAGTAGCAAGCAAGATGGTTGCCATTGCCGTCTGTATTGTCTGTTTTACCGACAGAGTTGTGACATATGACGTATAGTGTCGTTTGACGTTTGCGTTTTGATATTGCTAGGATGTACGTTCTGATTGCTCTGCTTTACCGACCGGTTTCCTTCACATTTACTGTCAACTGCTCCGTGGTGACGTTTTGAATGATGATAACCTCTAATTGCGAGATGTTAAAAATACGTACAGTTTCACGTCGATCCGTAACCTTCTCGTCGCCAGTGTAATATCTGATGCTCTAATGGGTTTATTTGTATccggtaattaattaataccaaTACTAAAAcagtttactattatttattgtaataaatgatGAGAGCACATCTTACTAGTACAATGTCTATATCCCAAGAGAGGGGGGACCGGAGCAGACAGCGTTTAGTTACTACACAAGTAATAATGATATATCTCCACCGTTCGCGTTCAAACGTATTTACCCTTCAATCACAAGCTTTGTTTTACAGAAATGTATAATCTTGTAAAGGTATTCGAGAATGGTTGATATTATTTTTGACGTAGTCTCATCTGCTAATAAGAAAAGATTACAATAAATAAGATAACATAAAATTAGGATTAGGTTATTTCCTTACATGCTGCAAGCTTGGtaatcataaaataatattgtgtaAAATGTTCCTCATACAGTTCGGTTGATTGCTAGGTGATAGTCAGTTACCAGCACTTACAGCTTGATTGTAATTGAAAAAACGTCAACAATTATCTCTCTCGATAGGTACCATATGGAATATGGATATAGGATATCTCAGTGTCAAAACGGACGTTTCTCCAAACAAAAATGTCGCTTTTTAAACTAacagatccgatccatatctTATCGAGatcaaatttttgacgtttattaaaattagaattaggCCGTAACTCTCGCCACGGGATGTCGATAAAACACTTCCTAGTCTCATAAGCTATATCAGTAGATGTGTATAGAAAAGTTAAGAGGCTCATTCCTGTACGCCTTTGACATGAAAACGCCGACATTCACGTTGCCTCAATGCCTTCTTGAGTATGAAAGAAAAGTGCCTTGCATGTTTAACATCGATATTGAcagctacctacctacctagagtacctacctacctaactgttaaTATCAATACGTTTTTTTCACTGTTAATACGCAGCACGCACATAGTGGTATCAGATCTAAAAGAACTACATTTGATGGCAATTCTCCGGAACAACTACCTAAATGTTAAATTGACTGCTGTAAAGGACGTgcctatttatgtaggtacctacgtcctaCGTATGATATAAGTTTTACATGCACTGTATGAAATGTGTCAAGAAATTTAAAAACCTACCTAGGTAGTCCAACTATCCTAGAAATGAACaataggtaaattaaattagtatttgATTTATAGTATATTCAGACCTTTGTATtgttacttaattacttactcCAGTATCAATTATTCTACATATGTATCTGTAATATTTACGCCTCTAACAATTGTGTGCAGACCACAGGCCACGTCTTATTTATGTTATATAGTGATATTATTCTGTACGActtattattaagttattagTATATCGTTAAGTTCGAGAataatttcatataataaaatatattcctttccttaattttgttttatacttaggtaatataaaataaaatgaacgcGAGCTACCCTTTTTCACCCTTTTCTTTAACTTTAATTTAGCGTTTTCCTAGTAATTCTGACTTTCCTATGTCAGCGATTTCTCGAATAGCTTACTTGCCTTTTTGACAAAACCCTTTACAGAAGCGGTAATGCGACGCCATTAAAACCACACAGTGGAAACACTAACAAAGTCGTAAAGTACAGTGGAGTCGAATAAGATCGCGCACGTGCCCGCTAAAGGCTTGACACACGGCACTCTTTGTTTGCGGGCACTGTCTCCGTGACTTTTCTACGACACTTAAGAACGTTTAACTCTATTGTTCAGACTCGTAGAGCAGGAAGATTAAAACGCACGGTTTTTTTTGCATTGCTTTAGCACTTCGTTATGAAGTTTGTTCTTTTAAATGACTTTATTTTTTGGAAACgtcttttataattaaattaaaaaaaaaacttattttctccGGTACGGTGATTATCAATTTTCATATTTGCTTGAATTATTATTTAGCAtgagtaaattttatttatacttagaTGAAGTTAGCAGGTTTGTTATTATTGCACTGTTAATGGTCCGTCAATAGTGTCTATACTCGTATGCTGtatttaatttagttattaatCAAGAAATAAAACGCAACTCTTTATATTTGTAGGACCAAAGTATACAATACGTTGAGCATATTTCGTATAAATTCA
It encodes the following:
- the LOC134662550 gene encoding uncharacterized protein LOC134662550, which encodes MTHQSTLPITSLENFSGGNWRSYEEQLNCYMLLHDISEDKKVPLLITKLTSNVYDTLSGLCAPDIPIKSTYEDLCKKLQEFYHPKINLAVHRARFMDRKQEEGETIKEYLLAVRKLAKDCDFKDVDEHLKERLLNGVHNETIRYEVLKMADATLAKLTAVAETAEMAFKLSAKPVDVFKLSTDRGKVSLQPQKKRQQQQQQSKCLCCGKTGHWKDQCTLRFKYCSECGRKGHIFRLCPLKKPNLKTVVCSEEKEDVCETNELDDMYQTLNLG